The Herpetosiphonaceae bacterium sequence GGTCGCGTGTGGCTCCAGACGATGCCCGCGATGAACCTGGCGAAGAAGATTGCCAACTACCTGCCGCGCACGAACGGCAGCGGCGGCAGCCAGGGCGGCATGGGCAATATCGGCAACTTAGGCAACTTCTTCGGCGGCGACTAGCATCGCGGCGCGAAAGCTGCAAGAAGGATCGGCGGCTACGTCGATCCTTGTTCTTTGTCGAGAGGAGCGTATGAGCGACTCGGCAGATGATCTCAAAGCGTTAGAGCAGGAATGCGCGATGGAATTCTTCACGGCGGGCGGTCCCGGCGGGCAGCATCGCAACCGCGTAGCGACGGGCGTGCGGCTGCGCCACCATGCCAGCGGCATCGTCGTGACAGCCACGGAGCGCCGCTCGCAGGCGGCTAATCGGCAGGTGGCGCTGGAGCGGCTGGCGCGGCGGCTGGCCCAGGCGGCGATCGTGCCCAAAGAGCGCCATGCAACCCGCCCAAGCCGCACC is a genomic window containing:
- a CDS encoding peptide chain release factor-like protein yields the protein MSDSADDLKALEQECAMEFFTAGGPGGQHRNRVATGVRLRHHASGIVVTATERRSQAANRQVALERLARRLAQAAIVPKERHATRPSRTSQLERLARKRQRSAVKATRSRPKFED